In one Mustela lutreola isolate mMusLut2 chromosome 8, mMusLut2.pri, whole genome shotgun sequence genomic region, the following are encoded:
- the LOC131838212 gene encoding glycerol kinase-like, translated as MAAAKKAVLGPLVGAVDQGTSSTRFFVFNSKTAELLSHHQVEIKQEFPREGWVEQDPKEILQSVYQCIEKTCEKLGQLNVDISNIKAIGVSNQRETTVVWDKLTGEPLYNAVVWLDLRTQFTVETLSKRIPGNNNFVKSKTGLPLSTYFSAVKLRWLLDNERKVQRAVEENRALFGTIDSWLIWSLTGGANGGVHCTDVTNASRTMLFNIHSLEWDKELCEFFEIPMKILPNVRSSSEIYGLMKAGALEGVPISGCLGDQSAALVGQMCFQDGQAKNTYGTGCFLLCNTGRKCVFSEHGLLTTVAYKLGRDKPVYYALEGSVAIAGAVIRWLRDNLGIIKTSEEIEKLAKEVGTSYGCYFVPAFSGLYAPYWEPSARGIICGLTQFTNKCHIAFAALEAVCFQTREILDAMNRNCGIPLSHLQVDGGMTNNKILMQLQADILYIPVVKPSMPETTALGAAMAAGAAEGVGVWSLEPEDLSAVTMERFEPQINAEESEIRYSTWKKAVMKSVGWVTTQSSESGDPSIFYSLPLGFFIVSSMVMLIGARYISGIP; from the coding sequence ATGGCAGCCGCGAAGAAAGCAGTTTTGGGGCCACTGGTGGGGGCAGTGGACCAGGGCACCAGCTCAACGcgcttttttgttttcaattcaaaaacaGCCGAACTACTTAGTCATCATCAAGTGGAAATAAAACAAGAGTTTCCAAGAGAAGGATGGGTGGAACAAGATCCTAAGGAAATTCTGCAGTCTGTCTACCAGTGTATAGAGAAAACATGTGAGAAACTTGGGCAGCTCAATGTTGATATTTCCAACATAAAAGCTATTGGTGTCAGTAACCAGAGGGAAACCACTGTAGTCTGGGACAAGTTAACCGGAGAGCCTCTCTACAATGCTGTGGTGTGGCTTGACCTAAGAACCCAGTTTACTGTTGAGACTCTTAGTAAAAGAATTCCAGGGAATAATAACTTTGTCAAGTCCAAGACAGGCCTTCCACTTAGCACTTACTTTAGTGCGGTGAAACTTCGTTGGCTCCTTGACAATGAGAGAAAAGTTCAAAGGGCTGTTGAAGAAAATAGAGCTCTTTTTGGGACCATTGATTCATGGCTTATTTGGAGTTTGACAGGAGGGGCCAATGGAGGTGTCCACTGTACGGATGTAACAAATGCAAGTAGGACAATGCTTTTCAACATTCACTCTCTGGAATGGGATAAAGAGCTCTGCGAATTTTTTGAAATTCCGATGAAGATTCTTCCAAATGTCCGGAGTTCTTCTGAGATCTATGGCCTAATGAAAGCTGGGGCCTTGGAAGGTGTGCCAATATCTGGGTGTTTGGGGGACCAGTCTGCTGCACTGGTGGGACAAATGTGCTTCCAGGATGGTCAAGCCAAAAATACATATGGAACAGGCTGTTTCTTACTATGTAATACAGGTCGCAAATGTGTGTTTTCTGAGCATGGCCTTCTGACCACAGTGGCTTATAAGCTTGGCAGAGACAAACCAGTGTATTATGCCTTGGAAGGTTCTGTAGCTATAGCTGGTGCTGTTATTCGCTGGCTAAGAGACAATCTTGGAATTATAAAGACCTCAGAGGAAATCGAAAAACTTGCTAAAGAAGTAGGTACCTCTTACGGCTGCTACTTCGTCCCCGCGTTTTCGGGGTTGTACGCGCCTTACTGGGAGCCGAGTGCAAGAGGGATCATCTGTGGGCTTACTCAGTTCACCAATAAATGCCatattgcttttgctgcattagAAGCTGTTTGTTTCCAGACCCGGGAGATTTTGGATGCCATGAACCGCAACTGTGGAATTCCACTCAGTCATTTGCAGGTAGACGGAGGAATGACCAACAACAAAATTCTTATGCAGCTGCAGGCAGACATTCTGTATATCCCAGTAGTGAAGCCTTCAATGCCCGAAACAACTGCCCTCGGGGCGGCCATGGCAGCGGGGGCCGCGGAAGGAGTTGGCGTTTGGAGTCTCGAACCCGAAGATCTGTCAGCGGTCACAATGGAGCGGTTTGAACCACAAATCAATGCTGAAGAAAGTGAAATTCGTTACTCTACATGGAAGAAAGCTGTGATGAAGTCAGTGGGCTGGGTTACAACTCAGTCTTCAGAAAGTGGTGACCCTAGTATCTTCTATAGTCTACCCTTGGGCTTTTTTATAGTGAGTAGCATGGTAATGTTAATCGGAGCAAGGTACATCTCAGGTATCCCATAA